The sequence below is a genomic window from Candidatus Saccharibacteria bacterium.
AGGCCGGCGTAGAGGCTACAGCCGAAGCCACCGAAGATCAAGACCAGCCCAAGCCTAAGCGCACTGGTGATCTCGAAGAATCGCTAATTGCTAGTCTAGCCGGTGATGAAAAAGACAAGGCCGCAGAAGAGCCAAAAGAAACTACTGAAGACAAAACAAGTGCAAAATCCGACAAAGCCGAAGAAAAAGCAGAAAAAACCGACAAGCCCAAAACCACCGAAGAAAAGTAGTTTTTGAAACTCCAGTAATCTCGCACCCTAGCCCGCAAACAAAATATTCGAATTTAGCTTAAAAAACAGATTGTAAGTGGTAAGATATAGAAAGGATAAGAAGTATGCAAGATAATTTCCCTAGCCAGTTTGATCGGTTTACTCAAAACGCTAAAAAAAGCTTAGAAAACGCCGGCGCGCTAGCCCTTAGTATGGGCTCGCACTATGTTGGTACCGAACACTTGCTGTTGGGCATTTTGCGCACCAACACATCTTTGGGAGCGCGCATGCTCTCAGACATGGGTGTAAGCTTAGACAAAATCAAGCTCGATACGTTCAGTAGCGTGTCTAGTACCACGCCACAGTTAATTGATTTAAGCGAAACCGCCAAAAAGACCCTGGCTCTGGCTCTGCGAGTGGCTCAGCAGTTTAATCACCCCTATGCTGGCACTGAGCACCTCCTGTACGCGCTGGTTAGCCAAAAAAACTCCCGGGCCAACACAATTTTGCGCGAGATCAGCATTAATCCTAACGATATTCGAGCCGAGGTAGAGAACTATCTAAGCTCACAGACTTACCAACAAGAAGATGGCCGGCCTACTGCTACAACTGGGGCTAAAACCAACACCAAAACCCCAGCGCTTGATCATTTTGCGATTGATTTAACTCAAAAAGCCCGCGACGACAAGCTCGATCCTATGATAGGTCGCGAAAACCAGTTAGAGCGAATGATCTCAATTTTGAATCGCCGTACCAAAAACAATCCGGTTCTAATAGGCGAGCCAGGTGTAGGCAAAACCGCTATTGTTGAAGGGCTGGCCAAGCGAATTGTTGATGAGCAGGTGCCCGACATGCTGTTGGGTAAGCGCATTATGATGCTCGACATGGCTTCTATAATTGCTGGCACCAAATTTCGCGGTGAATTTGAAGAGCGGCTCAAGAAGGTAATCGACGAGGCTACCTCCGACGAAACGGTCGTATTATTTATTGATGAGTTGCATAACGTTGTAGGTGCTGGTTCGGCCGAAGGGGCAATAGACGCTGCCAACATATTAAAGCCGGCTCTAGCTCGGGGCGAGGTTCAAACCATTGGCGCCACCACGCTCGACGAGTATCGTAAATATATCGAGAAAGATAGTGCCTTGGAGCGCCGATTCCAACCGGTGGTTGTGCCCGAGGCCACGCTCGAAGAAACCATTGCGGTACTTGAAGGTTTGCGACCGCGCTACGAAGAGTTTCACCAAGTTAAAATTAGCGATGAGGCTATTAAACAAGCGGCTGAGCTGGCCAAACGCTATATTTCCGACCGGTTCTTGCCCGATAAGGCTATCGACCTAGTCGACGAGGCCTCGGCTCAAGCTCGCATTAAGCGCGGTACCAGCACCAAAAAAGACAAAGGCTTAGATGGCAAGTTAAGTGATGTTATGAGCAAAATCGATGACGCCGTATACAACCAAGATTTCGAATATGCCGCCAAACTCAAGGCCGAGGCCAGTCTGCTCGAGCAAAAGATCAATAAAGCTACTGCTACTCTCAATAAAGCCAGCGTAACAGTTACGGCCGAAGATGTGGCCGCAGTTATTTCTCAGAGCACCGGTATTCCAATTACCAAACTTATTAAGTTCGAAACCGAGGCTTTGCGCAAGCTCGAAGCCAATCTAAAAGCTAATGTGATTGGCCAAGATGAGGCCGTCGAAGCCGTTGCCAAGGCCATTCGCCGCTCGCGCACCGGCATCGCCGACGCCAACCGACCAATCGGTAGCTTCATATTCCTAGGGCCCACAGGCGTGGGTAAAACCGAGCTAGCCCGAGTTTTGGCCGAAGAGTTGTTCCACGATAAAGATGCCATGATTAAGGTCGATATGAGTGAATTCATGGAAAAGCACAATGTGTCTAGGCTGGTGGGCGCACCAGCTGGTTATGTGGGTTACGACGAGGGCGGCCAACTAACCGAAAAAGTTCGGCGCAAACCTTACAGCCTAATTCTGTTCGACGAGATCGAAAAAGCTCACCCCGATGTGTTTAACATGCTGCTGCAGATACTAGAAGATGGCCAGCTGACAGACGCCAAAGGCCGCAAGGTGGATTTTCGCAACACCATCATAATCATGACCAGCAACGTTGGTGCCAAGCAATTACACGAAGAGGCTCGCATTGGTTTTGCTACCGATACCATTGCCGAAGAAAAGAAGCTCGAGAAGTTTCATGAGCACATGCAAAAGACCATTAAGCAAGAGCTAAAGAAAAGTTTCCGACCGGAGTTCTTAAACCGCATCGATCACATTGTGATCTTTAAGGCTCTAAGTAAACTCGACATTCGTAAGATTATAGACCTGCAGCTCAACGACCTGCGAGCTCGCCTAGAATCTAAAGAGGTTAGTGCTAAATTCAGCGAGCCTCTTAAAAAGCTCCTTCTTAAAGAGGGCTACGATGCCGAAAACGGTGCCCGCCCCATGCGCCGAGCGATTCAAAGACTCATCGAAGACCGCATTGCTACCGAGATGATAGAAGGCTTTATTAAGCCGGGCGATACCGTGGCCCTCTCGGCCAAAGGCGACGAAGTCGAACTCAAAGTCGCTGCTGGCGTATAATAGCAAAATGAAAATTTTAATACTGTCGGGCAGCGCTCGGCCAAAATCACACACAGTTGCTCTTGCCAAGGCAGTAGCTAATGAAATTAAGAAACAGGATGGTGAAGTTGAACTAATAGACTTAGCTGAACTCGATTTGCCGCCTGCCAACCCCGAGTTTCACAAGGATCCATTGAAGAATCCTGATCCAAAAGTTGTTGAGCTAGCCAAAAAAGCCAACGAGGCCGATGGCTTTATGCTTTTGAGCCCCGTCTACCACAATTCTTATTCGGGTAAGCTTAAAAACGCCTTAGACAACTTAGCAATTGCACAATTTGCCGGTAAACCCATGGCTTTTGGCGCCCAGGGCGGCAACCGCACAACCCAGCCGATAGATCAGCTAAGGATAGTGGCCCGAGGCTTAAATGCAATCGGTCTTCCTTCGCAAGTCTGTGCGACCGAGGAAGATTTTGAAGAAACCGATAACGGCTTTGAGCTTACTAACAAAAAAATCAAGGAACGTGTAGAGGGAGTAGCTAAAAGGCTTGTAGAAACCACAGAACTGTTTAAGGGCTACAATTAGTGAGACCAACGTCTATAGACCACATAGCAATCTATGTAAGTGATCTAGGTAAAGCTAAGAAGTTTTTTCAAGACCTTGGGCTAGAAGTTGATGGCACGTATGGCGATGAGGTTTTCTTTCGAATTGGCAAACAAAAACTTGCTATATTTAAAGGCAACAACACCGACCAGACGGTCAATCACATTGCGATTAGTGTGGGGGATTTCGAAGAAACTATAGCTCATTTAAACAAGTTAGGGTATAAGGTCTACGACTCTGATATGGTAGATGGTCCCGATGGGATTCACATACAAATTGTAAAGAGATGACATTCGCTTATTGTTCGTATAAATGGATTGTAGTATACTAAAAAAAGTAAACAGGAAGTTATCGTTCGAGACTTGCCGAGAACTACCTTGCCATAGTTCTCGCTTTGCTCGAACAATAGATGCTTATGGCCAAGCCAACCAGTCAATTTGTATGCCAAAATTGCGGCGCCACTTACTCTAAGTGGAGTGGCAAGTGCATGCAGTGCGGTGCGTGGGATAGTTTAGTCGAAGAGGCTATAGCTATGCCAATAGGGGGTAGCAAAACTAGTGCCAAGCCAATTAAGCCAACAAAGCTCAGTGCTGTCGGCAGTCAAAAACAAGCTCGCTTTAGCACCGACCTAAGTGAGGTCGATACGGTTTTGGGTGGCGGCATTGTGCCGGGAAGTTTAATCTTGCTAGCTGGCGACCCAGGTATTGGCAAAAGTACATTGGTGCTACAAGTAGCGGCACATCTGAGTAAAAACAAGTCGGTACTCTATGTGAGCGGCGAGGAGTCGGCCGGCCAAATTAAAATGCGAGCTGATCGCATAAAAGGCATTAAGCCTAACTTTGACTTTGTAAGCAGTACCGATCTCGACTCGGTATTGGCTAGCGTGCAAGCTAGCGATTATGACTTGGTAGTCTTGGATTCCATACAGACCATGAACACTGGCCTGAGCGCTTCGGCAGCTGGTACTGTTAGCCAAATCACCAATGCCGCGGCTGCCATAATGAATGTTGGCAAAAGTACCAATACGAGCTTTGTAATCATTGGCCACGTAACCAAAGAGGGCAACTTGGCCGGACCACGCCTGCTCGAGCATTTAGTGGACACAGTACTGTATCTTGAGGGTGAAAAATACGGAGCCTTCAAAGTACTCAAGTCGGTAAAGAACCGGTTTGGTAGTACTAATGAGGTTGGAATACTGGAGATGACAGACTCGGGTCTAAAAGCCGTAGGTAACCCAAGCCAGCACCTACTGCAAGAGCGTTCACAGGCACCTGGTAGTGCCATATTCGCTACCATGGAGGGCAGCCGACCCCTACTTGTTGAGGTGCAGGCCTTGGTGAGCCCAAGCGTGTTTGGCTACCCCAAACGCTCGGCTGTAGGCATTGATTTAAATAGGCTAAGTTTGTTAGCGGCAGTAGCAACTAAGCGTGGCGGCATCAACTTGAGCACGAGCGACATTTATGTTAACATCGTAGGCGGTCTACGGATTACCGAGCCCGCAATTGATCTGGCAATTATTTTGAGCATTGCTTCGGCAAGTAAAAATGTCATTATAGATTCTAAAACTGTGGTATTTGGCGAAGTGGGTTTAAGCGGCGAAGTCCGTTCTGTCCACATGGCCGACCGTAGGATATCTGAGGCCAAAAAACTTGGCTTTAGCCAGGCCATTGTGCCGCCGCAGATCAGGTCTGTCGGAGCACACAGCGCCAAATCGATCGTCGAGGCGATCAAGCTTATCTCTAAAAAATAACAGAAAGGACTGTCTCCCTGTGATTATATTTATTGCTGTAGCTTTAGCGGTACTCTTGTTTGCTTACCTGGCAGTTAAACTGTTGCAGCTTAAGCCACAAAAACTTGTACTAGTGATAATTGGCTTTGTAACCGGCTCATTAGTGGGCGCGCTATTTTCGGTGCCGCTATCGCGCCTGCCCGATCCTTACGGTAATGTCTTGCCAATAACTGTTACAGCTCTCTCGGCGCTCACTTTTGTGTTTGTGTTCTACTCCCAACACAACAACCTAAGTCAGCTCTTGCCAAAGTTTGGCAAAAAGCAGTCACCAACCGAGGGCGATCAAACAAAAGCCAAAAGCCAAATATTGGTAGACACCAGTGCAATCATTGATGGTCGAATTGCCGACATCACCAAAACTGGCTTTGTACCTGGTAAGCTTTTGGTGCCGCGATTTGTGCTGGCCGAACTGCAAAATATTGCCGACAGCGAGGATTCCATGCGCCGCAGTCGCGGCCGCCGCGGCCTAGAGATGCTTAACATGATGCGGCAAAACCCGAGCGTAGAACTTGATATTGTTGAAGAAGACCCCAAAGATGTTAAGGAGGTTGATCACAAGCTGGTGCACTTGGCTCGGCGCTATGGCACGGACATTTTAACAACCGACTACAATCTTAATAGAGTTGCAACCATCGAATCTGTAAAAGTTTTGAATATTAATGAGCTAGCTAATTCTATCCGCCCCGTGGTCTTGCCGGGCGAAGAAATGCTGGTTAAAGTAGTTCAGCCGGGCAAAGAGAAGAATCAGGGCGTTGGCTACCTACCAGATGGCACCATGATAGTTGTGGAAAACGGCGATAAACTAATAGGCAAAGAGGTTAAGACAGAGGTCACTAGGATATTTCAGACTGTTGCTGGCAAGATGATATTTGCAACCCCCATGAGCGCCAAAAGCCAAGTCAAAAACGGTCAGTCTGGGCAAGCGCCAAAACCGCCAAAGGCTAGCTCCAAAAATCGACCAACAAACAGCCATAAATAATAGCCCAAAAACGGTATAATAAGCTTATGTGGTATTCACATAAGCTACATACTCATAGGTTGCAATCAAGTCCAAAGGCCGCCCGGCGACACATACTCATAAGTTTTGTGTTTATAGCCACAATCTTAATTATTCTATTTATATTGGCTCAGACAGGGTCAATTAATTGGCCGCAGTTTTTGTATTTCTTTGTCTCGAGTGCAATTAATGTGGCTATTGCCTATGTTATTGCGGCCATACTCGCATTGGCATTGGCTTTGGGCATAACTCGTAGCAAGATTTTAGAATCACTTTTTTTACCGATTCTAGATGTTGCCCAAAGCTTTCCGACCTTTGCGCTTATACCGGTGTTACTAGTACTATTTGGTAGGACACGCTGGGTGGTGATAACGTTTTTGGTTGTCACCATAATCTGGCCGATTGTATTTACACTTATAACCGCCATTAAGACTGAACGCCAAGACCTGGCCGATGCCGCTACTATTTACGGAGCCAAGGGCGTAAGCAGGTTTTTGCACTTTCGCTTGCCAGAGATTTTCCCTAGCTTTATTACAGGGTCGATTATTGGCTGGGGGGAGGCCTGGGAAGCATTAATTGGGGCTGAGATTATTGTCCAAATTGCTGGGATTGGGCACTATTTGAATGGTCTGGGCGCAAGCGGGAACGTGCTGACGTTGACATTGGCAATAACTATGTATCTGTTCTTGATATTCATATTCAACCAGGTGATTTGGCTACCACTACTCAACTATAGTTCGAGGTATCAAAATGACTGACCAAATTTTGATAGAGAACATAAGCAAAACATTTACCCAGAACGGCGTAAATAACAAGATTTTGCACAACATAAACCTAAAGGTTCATCCGGGTGAATTTGTTTGTATAGTTGGTGCCTCAGGAGCCGGTAAGTCTACCCTGTTAAAGGTGCTGACGGGTTTAGAAAAGCCGTCGAGTGGAACGATTTTGGGCATGCCCAAGGCTGTTGGCTTTGTATTCCAAAACTTTGCCTTGTTCCCATGGCTCGATGTGGCCAGCAACATTGGCTTTGGCTTAAAAATGCAAGGCCAAAAACCGCAAGTAATTGCCAATATTGCCCATCGCCAGATTGATCGCATGGGCTTGGGTGGTTTTGCTAATGCCCACCCCAAAGAGCTATCGGGTGGCATGAGGCAGCGGGTTGGCATTGCCAGGGCACTGGCGGTGAGCCCCGAAGTTTTGGTGCTCGACGAACCATTTAGTAGCCTCGATGAAATTACGGCTAAAGCTTTACGCCAAGATCTTTTGCAGATATGGCGGGTCGAAAAACCAGCCAAAACAATAATCATGGTAACCCATTTAATAGAAGAGGCCGTGGAGCTGGCCGACACAATTGTGGTAATGGATCATGACCCTGGGCGGATTAAGAAAATAATTTCTAATAACTTAAACAGGCCACGCAACTTACGCAGCTCAGAGGCCTATAGAATTATTGATAATGTAACTAATCTTATTTAACTTTTAGGAATTGTTTGGCCATCAACCCGAGCCTCGGCGGGCCAACTGGGGTTGGTGTATGATCCAGGCCAGCTTACGGAGTTAGTACCGCTCTTGGGATTTCCAGCTGCTGAGCCGCCATTAACAAACAAAAAGGCATTTGTTATTGTCCCGCCGCCTAGCTTGGCCAAGGTGCACGACGGTATGGAGCAACTTAGTTTAAAACCCAATGAGTCACCAGTCGAAGTAACCGAAACCGTGTTGCTGCTAGTGCTATATAGCGCGCTGTCTTCGACAACCGCACTGTAGCTATGGTTGCCAGCTGGCGGGGTATCGGTAATGCTGGTGGTAGTGCTGCCACTAAGTCCTTGAGCGCTCAAGACAGCTCCATCTCGATAGTAGGTTATCTTAGTGGTTGGGTAGCGGCCGCTAGTAACACCAGCAGTAATGGTGAAGGTGGAGCCGGTTGACGGGCTAACCGAAAGTGAAACTTGTGGTTTGGCGTCACCACAATCATGCACATTGTCGTTTTCGGTAGGAATAGCGCCACCACTGTCATACCCCAATGACCGAGCCAGGGCTTGGACTGGTGGGTTCCATCTGTTAAAGGCTGGATCGTTTGGAGATACCTCGGCTGTTATGAGGGCACCCGAGATTTGTCTTTTGGCAGATTCTGGCGTGCAAGATGTAGCCAATTTGCCCGAGATTGTATCGATAGTAGCGCTTTGGGTGTTGTCGGCCTTTGGTATGTTATACCAACTCGGGAAGACATCGGTTCGAGTTTTCTTAGTGGCAGCCGTTGGTGCCTTACCGGTGTTAGCATCGATTGTAATGTCTTTTATGCCGGTAGGCCGGCTGGCGGTTAGCTGTTCAACTGGGTCATTCTTGGTGACAGCCTGCATGTATTGTCGCCAGATAGGTGCCGACACAATACTGGCAGCTTGAGTCATGGGGGAGTTGTTGTTGTTGCCAGCCCAGACGCCTGTTACTACTTTGGGAGTGTAGCCCATGGTCCAGGCGTCACGAAAGTCTTCGGTGGTGCCGGTTTTGGCGGCCACTGGCCGGCCGGGTAGTGTTAGGGGGTTGTTGCATTGGAAAGCGCCTAGACTACAACGAGCCGAATTATCACTCAAAATACTGTTGATCATATAGGCTATTTGGGGGTCAAGCACTTGCTTGGGCTTGTTGCTATCTGGCTTGGTATTATCCTCCAAAACTTTGCCGCTGGAGTTGGTAACTTTTAAGGCATAAACTTGATTGCGATGTTGCCCGCCCTGAGGGAAGGTGCTGAAGGCGCTAACCATGTCAACCAGACGAACTTCGCCCGAGCCAAGAGCCAAACTCAAGCCGTAATCGCTGGCACTCCGGTTGAAAGTGTTTATACCCATGTCTCTGGCCGTACCAATCATTTCGTTTATACCACCAAGGTACAAGGCCTTTACGGCATCGATATTCAGAGAGCTGGCCAGAGCTTGCCGGACAGAGACTACTCCATAGGTATTGCCCGTATAGTTTCTGGGCGAATAGCCGCCGCCAAAGTCGGTTTTAACATCGTACAGAGTAGTACCGGCGCCATAGCTTTTCTTAAGTAAATTTGAATATACGATCGGTTTAATGCTCGAACCCGGCTGGCGCAGAGCCGTAGCAACATTGAATGAGCCAAAGTCTTGATTGTTATAATCGTAACTACCGACCATAGTTAAAACTTGGCCGTTACTTGGATCTTCCGAAACCAGCGCGGCATTACTACCACCAAAACCACGTACCCCTTTCATGTTATCAGTAATGGCTTGTTCAGATAATTTTTGCTTCTCAAGATCAAGCGTGGTGATTACCTTAAGGCCACCCTCGTTGACTTGTTTTACGCCATATTTAGTCTCGAGTTGCTCACGCACATACTGAACAAAATGGGGAGCAGTTACATTGGCATATGGATTGTACGGTTTAACTTGAGCCAATACATCGATTTGTTTGGCTTGCTCGGCTTGTTCGGGAGTGACATATTTTTGCTGAACCATCAGATCTAGAACGCGATTCTTTTTGGCAATCAGTTCGTCGGTGTTGTTGCCGCGCGGCGAATAATAAGATGGTGCTTGGGGTAGGCTGGCCAGCAGGGCGCACTGTGATAAGCTAAGATCTTTGGCCTCGATACCAAAGTATTGCTTTGAGGCCGCCTGAATTCCGTAAGCTGTCGAACCGTAAGGAATTTCATTGAGATATAGCTTAAGAATATCGTCCTTTTTGTATATTTGTTCTATTTCAATTGCCAGAATCAGCTCTTTGATCTTGCGGGCGTAGCTTCGCTCGCCGGTTAAGAGAGCATTTTTAACGTATTGCTGGGTTATGGTGCTGCCGCCACCTTTGCTGGGGTCGCGAAAAATAATACCGGAAAACGCCCGTACGATACCAAGTGGGCTAAACGCACCTTGTTTGTAGAAGTTCTTATCTTCTAGTGAGACTGTAGCGTCCTTAATACACTGGGGCATTTGGTTAAATTCAATTATGCTGCGATCCTTGTTGCCGTATATTTCAACTAGCAGTTGTTGGCCGGTGCGGTCGTATAGCTTGGTGGTTTGGGCGCCGGTTATGGAGTTGATCTTGTTGGGGCTAGGCAGATCTTTGGCAAACCAGGCAAATATGCCAGCTATCAATAGAAAGAAAGAAAGCGCGGCAATGCCGTAGATTTTGAGAGCCTTTTTACTCGAAGCAACAGCCCACATGTGCTTGGGGTTAAGCTTGGCCCAACCCTTGGCCTTGGGCACCGTGTTAGCCCGTACTTTGCGCACACTTCGTGTCACGGCAGTGTTAGTGCCACCACTACCATCTTTACCGCGAGGTATGCGCACCACGCGGCGGTTGCCGTTTAATCTGGTTTTCCGCTTAGCCATAAGAGTATTTGTTGAGAGTAATTATAGTATAAAAACGCTATATTTGCTACAATGTGACTCATGAGCAGACCTGATATCGATGATCTTTTAAGCCGAAACGTCGAAGAAATCATAGGCCGCGAAGAGCTCGAAAAAAAGCTCAAAAGTGGCAAGAAACTTCGTATTAAACTTGGTTTTGATCCAACTGGTTCGAGATTACACATTGGCCGGGGAGTAACTCTTTGGAAGCTACGCCAATTTCAGGATCTTGGCCACAAAATCACCTTTGTAATCGGTGATTTTACCGCTCAAATAGGCGATAGCTCCGACAAAGACGCTGAACGCCAGATGTTAACGCTCGAAGAGGTTAAGAAAAACTTCAAAGACTACCACGATCAGCTGTCTAAAATACTAGATATGAAAAAGGTCGAGCTGTTTCATAATGGTAGCTGGTTTAACCCCATGCATCTCGACAAGTTCTTTAAGTTAGCTAGCTTATTTACAATCCAACAGATGACTGAGCGCGACAACTTTGCCAAGCGCATAGAAGCCGGCAAACCAGTTGGGTTGCACGAAACCCTATACCCACTCTTTCAGGGCTATGATTCGGTCGAGATGAAAACAGATCTGGAAGTGGGCGGTTCGGATCAGCTGTTTAACATGCTCGCTGGGCGTACTGTTCAAAAGGCTCACGGCATGGAACCACAGGCTGTTATGACATTTTCTCTACTGGAAGGTACGGATGGGCGCAAGATGAGCACAAGTTGGGGCAACTGTATTTACATTACCGACGAACCGCTCGAGATGTACGGCAAAGTTATGACCATCCGCGATGAGCTGATTCCGGCTTACTTTAAGGCCGCTACAGATATGACACTAGATCAAATTGAACAGATCGAGAAAGATCTAGCCAATGGCGACAACCCGCGCGATACCAAGGCCAGCTTAGCTCGACACATTGTAGCTCGCTACCACGGCGAGGAGGCAGCTGTTAAGGCCGAAGAAGCCTGGAGCAAACAATTTCGTGAGGGCAAGCTGCCAGATGACATTCCTACTTTTAGCTTAAAGAAGAAAACAGAGCTAGTTAACCTAATCCACGAAGTTTTCGGTGTGTCCCTATCCGAAGCCAAGCGACTTGTCGGGCAGGGCGGGGTTAAATTTGGTGGTAAAAAGATGGCCGACCCTAGCTTTGAAGTTAATAAAGCCGGAATACTGCAAGTCGGCAAACGCCGCTACGCCGAGATAGTTAAGAAAAACTAGCTGTCATATTTATTTAGGAAGTCGATCAATTCTTCTTTTTCCCACCATCCGAATTCGTCTGGAATAGAATTCTTGGTAAAAGACACCACTTCGGTGATTTTGTTACCGTTGTTGCCCGGTACCGGCATCTCCTCTAGTTCAACAAAAGTGTAGGGGGTCCAGGCCCACTGATTAGTATCCTTGTAGACCTCCATTTCCAAGTGGGCAACTTTGAACTCTTTAACACTGACGCCCGATTGTTCAAGAACCACACGATGAATATAAGTTTCCAGATCTTCACCCCATCTGGGCAGATTGTGAATAAAATATAACAGGCCATCTGAATTATTTTGAGCTTTTTGTGGGACTTCGTGACCTGGAATCGCATATGGACGACGTAATGCGATGTACTTTCCTTGATATTTAGGAATGTTCTCAATGGAAATGTGCGTACCACCACTGACTTCTTTTGGGACGGGCGGTCCAAAGTTTGCCTCCTTATTGCTCCAGATGTACTC
It includes:
- a CDS encoding tyrosine--tRNA ligase; amino-acid sequence: MSRPDIDDLLSRNVEEIIGREELEKKLKSGKKLRIKLGFDPTGSRLHIGRGVTLWKLRQFQDLGHKITFVIGDFTAQIGDSSDKDAERQMLTLEEVKKNFKDYHDQLSKILDMKKVELFHNGSWFNPMHLDKFFKLASLFTIQQMTERDNFAKRIEAGKPVGLHETLYPLFQGYDSVEMKTDLEVGGSDQLFNMLAGRTVQKAHGMEPQAVMTFSLLEGTDGRKMSTSWGNCIYITDEPLEMYGKVMTIRDELIPAYFKAATDMTLDQIEQIEKDLANGDNPRDTKASLARHIVARYHGEEAAVKAEEAWSKQFREGKLPDDIPTFSLKKKTELVNLIHEVFGVSLSEAKRLVGQGGVKFGGKKMADPSFEVNKAGILQVGKRRYAEIVKKN
- a CDS encoding transglycosylase domain-containing protein, with product MAKRKTRLNGNRRVVRIPRGKDGSGGTNTAVTRSVRKVRANTVPKAKGWAKLNPKHMWAVASSKKALKIYGIAALSFFLLIAGIFAWFAKDLPSPNKINSITGAQTTKLYDRTGQQLLVEIYGNKDRSIIEFNQMPQCIKDATVSLEDKNFYKQGAFSPLGIVRAFSGIIFRDPSKGGGSTITQQYVKNALLTGERSYARKIKELILAIEIEQIYKKDDILKLYLNEIPYGSTAYGIQAASKQYFGIEAKDLSLSQCALLASLPQAPSYYSPRGNNTDELIAKKNRVLDLMVQQKYVTPEQAEQAKQIDVLAQVKPYNPYANVTAPHFVQYVREQLETKYGVKQVNEGGLKVITTLDLEKQKLSEQAITDNMKGVRGFGGSNAALVSEDPSNGQVLTMVGSYDYNNQDFGSFNVATALRQPGSSIKPIVYSNLLKKSYGAGTTLYDVKTDFGGGYSPRNYTGNTYGVVSVRQALASSLNIDAVKALYLGGINEMIGTARDMGINTFNRSASDYGLSLALGSGEVRLVDMVSAFSTFPQGGQHRNQVYALKVTNSSGKVLEDNTKPDSNKPKQVLDPQIAYMINSILSDNSARCSLGAFQCNNPLTLPGRPVAAKTGTTEDFRDAWTMGYTPKVVTGVWAGNNNNSPMTQAASIVSAPIWRQYMQAVTKNDPVEQLTASRPTGIKDITIDANTGKAPTAATKKTRTDVFPSWYNIPKADNTQSATIDTISGKLATSCTPESAKRQISGALITAEVSPNDPAFNRWNPPVQALARSLGYDSGGAIPTENDNVHDCGDAKPQVSLSVSPSTGSTFTITAGVTSGRYPTTKITYYRDGAVLSAQGLSGSTTTSITDTPPAGNHSYSAVVEDSALYSTSSNTVSVTSTGDSLGFKLSCSIPSCTLAKLGGGTITNAFLFVNGGSAAGNPKSGTNSVSWPGSYTNPSWPAEARVDGQTIPKS